In Patagioenas fasciata isolate bPatFas1 chromosome 2, bPatFas1.hap1, whole genome shotgun sequence, a single window of DNA contains:
- the LOC136097775 gene encoding uncharacterized protein — protein MEVAAPHACHSSKAETSLPALQGDDAPSTQHNCKPHECHGMTSLMTPNLSYPLTAISARPDSCHQCQLFGLYRSHFKAAATAKWTRSKAKNKKSERPLHATHMACYNACGTGGPTPLANSCNEPCSLQCQDSRVVIQPPAVLVTLPGPILTSHPQSTAVGSSSSAAVGNELGAQGVAINSGAFGYGNGYGFGGLGCAFGYGNGYGFGGIGGFGDRRGRYIC, from the exons ATGGAAGTGGCAGCCCCTCATGCCTGTCACAGCTCCAAAGCCGAGACCAGTCTGCCAGCGCTGCAAGGAGATGACGCCCCGTCCACACAACACAACTgcaaaccacacgagtgccatgggatgacctcactgatgacacccAACCTCTCCTACCCTCTGACTGCCATCTCTGCCCGCCCTGACTCGTGCCATCAATGCCAACTCTTCGGCCTCTACCGCTCgcacttcaaagctgccgccaCGGCCAAGTGGACACGTTCTAAAGCCAAGAACAAGAAATCGGAGC ggcccctccacgctacacacatggcctgctacaacgCCTGCGGCACTgggggacccaccccgctggccaacagctgcaacgagccctgttccctgcagtgccaggactcccgcgtcgtcatccagcctcccgccgtgctggtcaccctgccaggacccatcctcacctcccacccccagagcaccgccgttgGATCCTCCTcgtcggctgccgtgggcaacgaactcggcgcccagggagttgccatcaactccggcgccttcggctacggcAACGGCTATGGCTTCGGGGGCCTGGGCT gcgccttcggctaTGGCAACGGCTATGGCTTTGGAGGCATAGGCGGCTTTGGCGACAGAAGAGGCCGCTACATCTGCTAA